From Marinoscillum sp. 108, a single genomic window includes:
- a CDS encoding RimK family protein: protein MAYKLIVTERQDEWKDLPDDVELISPSDYFSTDIYQKSRKYKVVNLCKSYQYQSVGYYVSLLAEARGHKVMPQITTLQDFRFPALVREDAEDFDDIIQQSLKKQTGDKLDLIICLGQVYQPQFARISTLLFNLFQVPILKACFTKKDKWMLTQLKPLNLSELPEDQKGLLRTALDEYLQGKNKLNKQYSRKKYDLAILINPEEETPPSNKKAIQNFVKAGEKVGFNVDLITKNDFAKLIQYDALFIRETTNVNHHTFKFAKKAASEGLVVMDDPESILRCTNKVYLSELLRAHSIPTPAYYIIKKDKMSQINASAFEYPIILKQPDGSFSKGVKKAKNEAELIKVLKDFFQTSELVIGQEFIPTDFDWRVGVLNKKPLYVCRYYMAADHWQIVNWKGSDTPDEGDADTIAVEDAPKALIDLAVKATSLIGNGLYGVDIKQRGKKFYIIEINDNPNLDEGVEDAVLKHQLYQTIMQEFMNRLV from the coding sequence ATGGCTTATAAACTGATAGTAACAGAACGACAGGACGAGTGGAAGGACCTGCCGGATGATGTAGAATTGATTTCACCGAGTGATTACTTCTCCACCGATATTTATCAGAAGTCGCGAAAATATAAAGTGGTCAACCTCTGCAAGAGTTATCAATATCAGAGTGTGGGATATTATGTGTCCCTCCTGGCGGAGGCACGTGGCCACAAGGTGATGCCACAGATCACCACCCTGCAGGATTTCCGATTTCCGGCATTGGTGAGGGAAGATGCAGAAGACTTTGACGACATCATACAGCAGAGCCTGAAAAAACAAACCGGTGATAAGCTGGATCTCATTATTTGTTTGGGGCAGGTGTACCAGCCACAGTTTGCCAGGATCAGCACCTTGCTGTTCAATCTTTTTCAGGTGCCCATACTGAAGGCTTGCTTCACCAAAAAGGACAAATGGATGCTCACTCAGCTAAAACCATTGAACCTGAGTGAACTGCCTGAAGATCAAAAAGGACTCTTGCGTACAGCGCTGGACGAATACCTCCAGGGAAAAAACAAATTGAACAAGCAATACAGCCGCAAGAAATACGACCTGGCCATTTTGATCAACCCAGAGGAGGAGACCCCTCCATCCAATAAAAAGGCCATTCAGAACTTTGTGAAGGCCGGAGAAAAAGTGGGGTTCAATGTGGACTTGATCACCAAAAACGACTTTGCTAAGCTCATTCAGTACGATGCTTTGTTCATTCGCGAAACCACCAATGTGAACCACCATACCTTCAAGTTTGCCAAAAAAGCAGCCTCCGAAGGACTGGTGGTGATGGATGATCCGGAATCGATCTTGCGTTGTACCAACAAGGTATACCTTAGTGAGTTGCTCCGGGCACACAGCATTCCTACACCCGCTTATTACATCATCAAGAAGGATAAAATGAGCCAAATCAATGCTTCAGCGTTCGAATATCCGATCATCCTGAAGCAACCCGATGGTTCTTTTTCCAAAGGGGTGAAAAAGGCGAAGAATGAAGCCGAGCTGATTAAAGTGCTGAAAGACTTCTTCCAAACCTCCGAGTTGGTCATTGGGCAGGAGTTTATCCCCACTGATTTTGATTGGCGGGTGGGGGTGCTCAATAAAAAGCCCCTGTATGTCTGCAGGTATTACATGGCGGCAGATCATTGGCAAATTGTGAATTGGAAGGGATCAGATACACCGGATGAGGGGGACGCAGATACCATTGCTGTGGAGGATGCACCGAAAGCTTTGATTGATCTGGCTGTGAAAGCTACTTCTCTTATCGGGAATGGACTTTACGGAGTGGACATCAAACAAAGAGGTAAGAAATTTTATATCATAGAAATCAACGATAACCCCAACCTGGATGAAGGTGTGGAAGATGCGGTACTCAAACACCAGCTTTACCAAACGATCATGCAGGAATTTATGAACCGATTGGTTTAA
- a CDS encoding C39 family peptidase: MIKNPELDARTLSLDIHAQPNDETCGPTCLQAVYQYFNDPMPLDTVISEVKTLKSGGTLAVMLGNHALARGYQATLYTYNLHMFDPTWFSSGVDIRAKLEEQKIYKTAKGFHVAANAYLKFLKLGGEIKFEELNTKLIKRLLNENKPILTGLSATYLYNCSREIGAINEYHDVKGEPTGHFVVVYGYDPVNRVAHIADPLEANPISDTQHYRVSLQRLINSILLGIVTYDANLLILSPKHNGL, translated from the coding sequence TTGATCAAAAACCCCGAATTGGATGCCAGGACTTTAAGTTTGGACATCCACGCACAGCCCAACGACGAAACATGTGGGCCAACCTGCCTTCAGGCAGTTTATCAATACTTTAATGACCCTATGCCCTTGGATACGGTCATTTCAGAGGTAAAAACCCTGAAGAGCGGTGGTACTTTGGCGGTCATGCTGGGAAATCATGCCCTGGCCAGAGGGTATCAAGCCACATTGTATACTTACAACCTCCACATGTTTGATCCTACCTGGTTTAGTTCGGGTGTGGATATTCGTGCCAAGCTGGAAGAGCAGAAAATTTATAAAACGGCGAAGGGCTTTCATGTGGCAGCCAATGCCTACCTCAAGTTTTTGAAGCTTGGCGGAGAAATCAAATTTGAGGAGTTGAATACCAAGCTCATCAAGAGGCTTTTGAATGAAAACAAGCCTATACTGACCGGGCTGAGTGCTACCTATCTCTATAACTGTTCCAGGGAGATCGGTGCCATCAATGAATATCATGACGTGAAAGGGGAGCCTACAGGCCATTTTGTGGTGGTGTATGGTTACGATCCGGTGAATAGGGTAGCGCACATTGCTGATCCATTGGAAGCCAATCCCATCAGCGACACCCAACATTATCGTGTATCACTTCAGCGGCTGATTAACTCCATTTTATTAGGAATTGTCACCTATGATGCTAACTTATTGATTTTATCTCCCAAGCACAATGGCTTATAA
- a CDS encoding glutamate-cysteine ligase family protein, which produces MEKTSRLHLFEGYGVELEYMITDQSSLDVRPIADVLLRNAEGEVEGEMDHGLTAWSNELVSHVIELKSNGPTGDLVALRDKFVLDVRAINRQLVTNGAMLMPSAAHPWMNPAKETKLWEHESQEIYQAYDRIFSCRGHGWSNLQSTHINLPFYDDEEFARLHTAIRFMMPMIPALTAASPVLDRKFTGYMDKRLYYYEKNQSKIPVLTGKVIPEKLFSKYAYQKHVYDRIAAAIKPFDTDHILKPVWLNSRGAMARFDRGAIEIRIIDIQECVSADLAVVALVTGLVKLLVREKLVRFDVQETFETEDLYDVFKSCVKSGSAALIQDPTYLSAWGYDQPVTGRQFWADAIQKVSQALPEYLMPWLETLNQLNAQGTLAERIMTALNGDFSEEKLKETYSKLAQCLHQDQLFIP; this is translated from the coding sequence ATGGAAAAAACATCCCGCCTCCACTTGTTCGAGGGCTACGGCGTAGAACTCGAATACATGATCACCGATCAATCATCCCTGGATGTAAGGCCTATCGCCGACGTGTTGCTTCGCAATGCAGAAGGTGAAGTAGAAGGGGAAATGGATCACGGACTCACGGCCTGGAGCAATGAGCTCGTGAGCCACGTCATTGAGTTGAAGTCCAATGGCCCTACCGGCGACCTGGTAGCACTGAGAGATAAGTTTGTACTGGACGTGAGAGCCATCAATCGTCAGCTGGTTACCAACGGAGCCATGCTGATGCCATCGGCGGCTCACCCCTGGATGAATCCCGCTAAGGAGACCAAGCTATGGGAGCATGAAAGCCAGGAGATTTACCAGGCTTATGATCGCATTTTCAGCTGCAGAGGGCATGGTTGGTCCAACCTGCAAAGTACCCATATCAACTTGCCGTTTTACGATGACGAGGAGTTTGCCAGATTGCACACAGCCATCAGGTTTATGATGCCCATGATCCCGGCCCTCACGGCTGCCAGTCCTGTTTTGGATAGGAAGTTTACAGGCTACATGGACAAGCGACTGTACTATTACGAAAAGAACCAGTCCAAGATTCCCGTGCTTACAGGTAAGGTGATTCCTGAGAAATTATTCAGCAAATATGCCTATCAAAAGCATGTTTATGATCGCATAGCAGCGGCGATCAAGCCATTCGATACTGATCATATTCTGAAGCCGGTTTGGCTGAATTCAAGGGGCGCTATGGCCAGGTTTGACCGGGGAGCCATTGAGATCAGAATCATCGACATCCAGGAGTGTGTAAGCGCAGATCTGGCTGTGGTGGCTTTGGTGACTGGTTTGGTCAAGCTTTTGGTGCGAGAAAAACTGGTGCGCTTTGATGTGCAGGAAACGTTTGAAACGGAGGATCTGTATGATGTCTTCAAAAGCTGTGTGAAGTCAGGGAGTGCTGCGCTCATTCAGGACCCGACCTACCTCAGTGCGTGGGGCTATGATCAGCCCGTGACCGGCAGGCAGTTTTGGGCAGATGCCATACAGAAGGTCAGTCAGGCGTTGCCGGAGTATCTGATGCCATGGCTGGAAACCCTGAATCAACTCAATGCTCAGGGGACCCTTGCGGAAAGAATCATGACGGCACTGAATGGAGATTTCTCTGAAGAGAAGCTAAAAGAGACCTACTCCAAACTGGCACAATGCCTTCATCAGGATCAGCTTTTCATTCCATGA
- a CDS encoding ATP-binding protein, which yields MSPARKRNLVIYIVGGVLMITLPLFAVWMGSIVRSSAGTGISDELQFFRNALLVASAVAAVLLLVLYWHFQQLLSEYLQEKRKVEEKLETYSARLTSYIESPEYVSIFSLDRDMCYTGFNSLHQKEMRLYFHAHAEEGAYIVDLLPDEIRERTVRNFKRALNGEHFSVTSLYNHRYYTQIFNPVYDDHDNVVGLTSNVFDVTDRIQAEQELENYKDQLEELVRQRTAQLEEQSEFFQKIIDNLPNLIFVRDAQSKYVLVNQAMADSFGLKIEEFIGRTIAETHQNAEDAEKFAAEDVEILANNKTVEEESLHKYPDGSEKWLFLSKRRMQIGAEKYLLGVHNDITNLKQTEFKLLEANHELQQTLNRLRATQMRLIESEKMASLGQLTAGLAHEINNPINYVAGNIGPIRRDLGELKEFLISLNNNHHEQSPVVETQNFELLFDELDSLLEGVNEGADRVKTLMNDLNTFSLPEGAKKVYCDVNDSLKSTINLVRHHLKDRIRLELDFGELPDILCNPQQLSQVFLNILNNAIQAIAHEGVITVKTKRKDGHVVIELSDTGHGIAIEHINKIFDPFFTTKEVGEGTGLGLSISYRIIEEHKGKIEVYSAPGKGARFRIFLPLGSDS from the coding sequence ATGAGTCCTGCACGGAAACGAAACCTGGTGATCTACATTGTAGGAGGAGTCCTTATGATCACTCTTCCGTTGTTTGCGGTTTGGATGGGATCCATTGTGCGGAGTTCAGCAGGCACGGGTATTTCCGATGAACTCCAATTCTTTAGAAATGCGCTTTTGGTGGCGTCTGCTGTTGCTGCAGTGTTGCTTTTGGTGCTTTATTGGCACTTTCAGCAATTGCTTTCGGAGTATCTGCAGGAGAAAAGAAAAGTGGAGGAGAAACTGGAAACTTATTCGGCGCGTCTTACCTCTTACATTGAAAGTCCTGAGTATGTGAGCATTTTTTCCCTGGATAGGGATATGTGCTATACCGGGTTCAACTCCCTCCATCAGAAGGAAATGCGGTTATATTTTCATGCGCATGCGGAGGAAGGAGCCTATATCGTAGATCTTTTGCCAGACGAGATCAGAGAGCGTACGGTTAGAAATTTCAAAAGAGCACTTAATGGTGAACACTTTTCTGTCACCAGCCTGTATAATCATCGGTACTATACTCAGATTTTTAATCCTGTGTATGACGATCATGATAACGTCGTGGGGCTTACGAGCAACGTTTTTGACGTGACGGATCGCATTCAGGCCGAGCAGGAATTGGAAAATTACAAAGACCAGCTGGAGGAGCTTGTGAGACAGCGAACCGCTCAGCTGGAAGAACAATCAGAATTTTTTCAAAAGATCATTGATAATTTGCCCAATCTCATTTTTGTCAGGGATGCCCAGAGCAAATATGTGCTTGTGAATCAGGCCATGGCTGATTCTTTTGGGTTGAAAATAGAAGAGTTTATCGGGCGAACGATAGCGGAAACACATCAGAATGCTGAGGATGCTGAAAAATTTGCAGCGGAGGATGTGGAAATTCTGGCCAATAATAAAACAGTGGAGGAGGAGTCATTGCATAAATACCCGGATGGCTCCGAAAAATGGCTTTTTCTCAGCAAGCGCAGGATGCAGATAGGTGCCGAAAAGTACCTGCTAGGCGTACACAATGATATCACTAACCTGAAGCAGACGGAGTTTAAGCTACTGGAGGCCAACCATGAGTTGCAGCAGACCCTCAATAGGTTGCGTGCTACCCAGATGCGCCTGATAGAATCCGAGAAAATGGCTTCACTTGGCCAGCTTACGGCGGGCCTTGCCCACGAGATCAATAACCCCATTAATTATGTGGCGGGTAATATTGGGCCAATTAGAAGGGACCTGGGAGAGTTGAAAGAATTTCTTATCAGCCTGAACAATAACCACCATGAACAAAGCCCCGTCGTTGAAACGCAGAATTTTGAGTTGCTTTTTGATGAGTTGGATTCTCTGCTGGAAGGGGTAAATGAAGGGGCTGACAGAGTGAAGACCCTGATGAACGACCTCAATACTTTTTCGCTGCCAGAAGGCGCCAAAAAAGTGTATTGTGATGTCAATGATTCACTCAAATCAACCATTAACCTTGTTCGCCATCACCTCAAAGACAGAATTCGCCTGGAGTTGGACTTTGGGGAGTTACCCGATATTTTGTGCAATCCCCAGCAACTGAGCCAGGTGTTCTTGAACATTCTGAATAATGCCATTCAGGCTATCGCCCATGAAGGGGTAATCACAGTGAAGACCAAAAGAAAAGATGGGCATGTGGTCATAGAGCTGTCGGATACCGGGCATGGGATCGCCATAGAGCATATCAACAAAATTTTTGATCCCTTCTTCACCACTAAGGAGGTAGGTGAAGGCACCGGCCTGGGCTTATCCATTTCATACCGGATCATAGAGGAGCACAAGGGGAAAATAGAGGTGTATAGTGCTCCGGGCAAAGGGGCCAGATTCAGAATATTCCTGCCCCTTGGTTCGGATTCATAA
- a CDS encoding N-formylglutamate amidohydrolase: MNKVTALITCEHASNQIPPRYRGIFSEAHTDLQTHLGWDPGALDLARIISGQLKVPLTTYDYSRLLIEVNRSLDHPQLFSRYSGGLSEEEKEQLKCTFYQPYREGVEAQISHLIDQGHQVVHLSVHSFTPVFFGQKREVEVGLLFDTTRTSEAGFCLKWQEELRRIRPQLVIRDNEPYAGADDGFTTYLRTRFLGAQYLGLELEVSQAYADQMQDGFGADISESFCQTLALWRSDLDMDQKYL, encoded by the coding sequence ATGAATAAGGTGACAGCTCTGATTACCTGCGAGCATGCAAGTAATCAGATACCTCCCCGGTACCGGGGCATATTCTCTGAGGCGCACACAGATCTTCAAACCCATCTTGGTTGGGACCCCGGCGCACTGGATCTGGCCCGAATTATTTCGGGCCAGTTGAAAGTACCGTTGACCACCTATGATTATTCTCGCTTACTCATTGAGGTGAATAGGTCACTGGATCACCCTCAGCTATTTTCCAGGTATTCTGGTGGGTTATCTGAGGAGGAAAAGGAGCAATTGAAGTGCACATTTTACCAGCCCTACAGGGAGGGAGTGGAAGCCCAAATCTCCCACCTCATTGACCAGGGTCATCAGGTGGTACATCTTTCGGTACACAGTTTTACGCCTGTTTTTTTTGGTCAGAAAAGAGAAGTGGAAGTGGGTCTTTTGTTCGATACAACCCGAACCTCAGAGGCCGGCTTCTGCCTGAAATGGCAGGAAGAGTTGAGAAGGATAAGGCCACAGCTCGTGATTAGGGATAATGAGCCCTATGCCGGAGCGGATGACGGATTTACCACGTATTTGCGCACCCGGTTTTTAGGAGCACAGTATTTGGGTCTGGAGTTGGAGGTGAGTCAGGCATATGCTGACCAAATGCAAGATGGGTTTGGGGCTGATATTTCCGAGAGTTTTTGTCAGACACTCGCTCTATGGCGTTCAGATTTGGACATGGATCAAAAGTATTTGTAA
- a CDS encoding NAD(P)/FAD-dependent oxidoreductase: MEELTEAPVQRRNKITERIPWTDMTRVVIIGGGFAGIELVRKLSKQKVQIVMVDKHNHHTFIPLLYQVATAGLSPGDISSPLREFLQDHKNFHFRMAKVTQIHADEKKIETNLGFLKYDILVIASGATTNFFGNKLLEKKAFKLREMSDAIELRTKLIANFEEALQLDEAEDEALEKFMNIVIVGAGPTGVELAGAIGELQKHVLPLDYPEIDFTKMKIHLIEGADRVLPPMSDKSGRKAAKYLTHFGVNVQYGKLVEKYDGETAYLSDGTSIKTNCLIWAAGVKGNTIPGLREGAVEKGRILVDKFNLVKGHEFIYAVGDVAMQVDEEYPKGLPQLAPVAIQQAHLLGENLKRLFNKEPMKPFKYVDKGTMATVGRNRAVVDAPLNITFGGFFGWFVWMFVHLFSIIGLRRKFLVFLNWVWNYFTYNRGNRLIINKDLEDV, translated from the coding sequence GTGGAAGAATTGACCGAAGCACCCGTTCAAAGAAGGAATAAAATCACTGAAAGAATACCATGGACGGACATGACCCGTGTGGTGATCATAGGAGGAGGCTTTGCGGGCATCGAGCTGGTACGGAAACTGAGCAAGCAAAAAGTGCAGATCGTGATGGTAGATAAGCACAACCATCACACCTTTATCCCGCTGCTCTATCAGGTAGCCACGGCGGGACTAAGTCCCGGGGACATCTCCAGCCCGCTCAGGGAGTTTCTTCAGGATCACAAAAACTTCCATTTCCGAATGGCCAAGGTTACTCAAATCCATGCGGATGAAAAGAAGATAGAAACCAATCTCGGGTTTTTAAAATATGACATTCTGGTAATTGCTTCCGGTGCCACCACCAATTTCTTTGGTAATAAACTCCTGGAGAAAAAGGCCTTCAAACTCCGTGAGATGAGTGATGCCATTGAGCTGAGAACCAAACTCATTGCCAACTTTGAAGAAGCGCTGCAATTGGACGAAGCAGAAGACGAGGCATTGGAAAAGTTTATGAACATCGTCATAGTGGGTGCGGGTCCTACGGGGGTGGAGCTGGCCGGGGCCATCGGTGAGCTTCAGAAGCACGTGTTGCCTTTGGACTACCCGGAGATTGATTTTACAAAAATGAAAATACACCTCATAGAGGGTGCGGATAGGGTACTGCCACCCATGTCTGATAAGTCCGGACGAAAGGCTGCTAAATACCTCACTCATTTTGGGGTGAATGTACAGTATGGAAAGCTAGTGGAGAAGTATGATGGCGAAACAGCCTACCTCAGTGATGGCACCAGCATCAAGACCAACTGCTTAATATGGGCAGCGGGTGTCAAAGGGAACACCATCCCCGGATTGAGAGAAGGTGCTGTGGAGAAAGGACGTATTCTGGTGGATAAATTCAACCTGGTGAAAGGACATGAATTTATCTATGCGGTGGGAGATGTGGCCATGCAGGTAGATGAAGAATATCCAAAAGGGCTGCCTCAACTGGCCCCCGTAGCGATCCAGCAGGCTCACCTTCTGGGTGAAAACCTGAAGCGGTTATTCAATAAAGAGCCGATGAAGCCTTTCAAATATGTGGATAAAGGCACCATGGCTACCGTAGGGCGAAATAGGGCAGTGGTAGATGCTCCTTTGAACATTACGTTTGGAGGTTTTTTCGGATGGTTTGTCTGGATGTTCGTACACCTGTTCTCCATTATTGGGTTGAGAAGAAAATTTTTGGTTTTCTTAAATTGGGTATGGAATTATTTTACTTACAACCGAGGAAATCGGTTGATTATCAATAAGGATTTAGAAGACGTTTGA
- a CDS encoding succinylglutamate desuccinylase/aspartoacylase family protein — protein MAFRFGHGSKVFVTSFRFYQPNNKSMRIAGVEIPVGKTKKIDVNIAKLPSGTLIDIPIIVYRAPKEGPTLMLLAGMHGDEINGVEIMRRIIREKLYKVDAGTVICIPIINIYGFINFSRDVPDGKDINRSFPGSKTGSLASQVAHFMMQEIIPHIDYGVDFHTGGARINNSPQVRVQTDDAQNLELAQAFGTRFILNSPYREKSLRKEAFKHGKRILVYEGGESLRLRKSAIDEGISGMQRVMKHLKMKDSAPKPERETILINKSTWVRAKSAGLHYSFVRNGSKIIPKEILGEVCDPYGTYQVKIKSPLEGYIIAVNNHPVINRGDALFHVGN, from the coding sequence ATGGCGTTCAGATTTGGACATGGATCAAAAGTATTTGTAACTTCATTTCGTTTTTATCAGCCAAACAACAAAAGTATGCGCATAGCCGGGGTGGAGATTCCTGTTGGGAAGACCAAAAAGATCGATGTTAATATTGCCAAACTTCCATCCGGTACACTGATTGACATCCCGATTATTGTTTACCGGGCGCCCAAAGAAGGCCCCACGCTTATGCTACTGGCAGGAATGCACGGCGATGAGATCAACGGAGTGGAGATCATGCGCCGGATTATCCGTGAGAAACTTTACAAAGTAGATGCCGGCACGGTGATTTGCATACCCATTATTAACATTTACGGGTTTATCAATTTTTCCAGAGATGTACCCGATGGTAAGGACATCAACCGGTCGTTTCCGGGCTCCAAAACGGGCTCATTGGCCAGTCAGGTGGCGCATTTTATGATGCAGGAGATCATCCCTCATATAGATTATGGGGTGGACTTTCATACAGGAGGTGCCCGCATCAATAATTCCCCACAGGTGAGGGTGCAGACAGACGATGCACAGAACCTTGAGCTGGCACAGGCATTTGGTACCAGGTTTATTCTCAACTCTCCTTATCGTGAAAAATCCCTCAGAAAAGAGGCCTTTAAGCACGGTAAAAGAATATTGGTCTATGAAGGTGGTGAGTCGCTGCGTTTGCGAAAGAGTGCCATTGATGAAGGCATCAGCGGGATGCAGCGGGTAATGAAACACCTCAAAATGAAGGACTCAGCACCAAAGCCTGAGCGGGAAACCATTCTGATCAATAAATCCACATGGGTTCGCGCCAAATCGGCTGGTTTGCACTATTCATTCGTGCGAAACGGATCTAAAATAATTCCCAAGGAAATACTGGGCGAAGTATGCGATCCTTACGGTACGTACCAGGTAAAAATTAAATCTCCGCTCGAAGGGTACATCATTGCTGTGAATAATCACCCGGTGATCAACAGGGGGGATGCCCTCTTTCATGTGGGGAATTGA
- the glgP gene encoding alpha-glucan family phosphorylase — MTEYNKWFHPYKPDKKYSKKVAYFSMEFAIDQALKIYSGGLGFLAGSHMRSAYELRQNMIGIGMLWKYGYYDQSRAVDGSLEVKSIEKYYPYLEDTGIQVKIQVLDNANVHVRAYVLKPETFGTVPMYFLSTDVPENDHLSRTITDRLYDANDLTRISQSIVLGIGGAKVVEELGGADVYHLNEGHGLPAFYYLKDKGYTREHFAFTTHTPEKAGNEERSGDFLNKMGFFGRHLSAEELETQTVNDGMLSYTVAALRLANRSNAVSKLHAKVSQDMWKGYEGISEIIPITNAQNQKYWQDEALAAAAESGDKVAFVNRKKELKTQLFKEVADQTGKLFDPEVLTIVWARRFAGYKRADLLLSDEARFEKMLSNTKKPIQVIWAGKPYPKDQDAIDTFNRLHFFSKYRSNVAVLVGYELELSRLLKLGSDIWLNNPRVTREASGTSGMTAAMNGSVNLSTYDGWIPEFAKDGKNSFVIPPADLKLDMEGQDQQDQESLYHILESRVIPTYYGKPDTWHDIVVNGMKDVLPEFGSNRMAAQYFKELY, encoded by the coding sequence ATGACTGAATATAACAAGTGGTTTCATCCCTATAAACCGGATAAGAAGTACAGTAAAAAAGTGGCCTATTTCAGTATGGAGTTTGCCATCGATCAGGCCTTGAAAATCTACTCAGGTGGTCTCGGGTTTTTGGCGGGCTCTCATATGCGCAGTGCCTACGAACTGCGCCAGAATATGATCGGGATCGGCATGCTCTGGAAATATGGATATTATGATCAGAGCCGGGCAGTGGATGGTTCATTGGAGGTCAAATCCATAGAGAAGTACTATCCGTACCTGGAGGATACCGGGATCCAGGTGAAAATACAGGTATTGGACAATGCCAATGTACATGTGAGAGCCTATGTGTTGAAGCCAGAAACATTTGGTACTGTGCCTATGTACTTTCTCAGCACAGACGTACCGGAGAATGACCACCTTTCCCGCACCATTACAGACAGGCTTTATGACGCCAATGACCTGACCAGAATATCTCAAAGCATCGTTTTGGGAATAGGGGGTGCCAAGGTAGTGGAGGAACTGGGCGGCGCTGATGTCTACCACCTCAATGAGGGGCATGGTCTTCCGGCATTTTATTACCTGAAAGACAAGGGCTACACCAGAGAGCATTTTGCGTTTACCACGCACACACCAGAGAAGGCTGGAAACGAGGAGCGTAGCGGTGATTTTCTGAATAAAATGGGCTTTTTCGGCAGGCACCTTTCGGCGGAGGAGCTGGAAACGCAAACAGTCAATGACGGAATGCTCAGCTATACAGTGGCGGCTCTGAGGCTGGCCAATCGATCCAATGCCGTATCCAAACTGCACGCGAAGGTCTCGCAGGATATGTGGAAGGGGTATGAGGGCATCAGCGAGATTATCCCGATCACCAATGCTCAGAATCAAAAATACTGGCAGGATGAAGCACTGGCTGCTGCGGCAGAAAGCGGGGATAAGGTTGCCTTTGTCAACCGTAAAAAAGAACTAAAGACTCAGCTTTTCAAAGAGGTGGCCGATCAGACTGGCAAGTTGTTTGATCCTGAGGTGCTCACCATCGTGTGGGCGCGTAGGTTTGCCGGGTATAAGCGTGCCGATTTGCTCCTGAGTGATGAGGCCAGGTTTGAGAAGATGCTGAGCAATACCAAAAAACCGATCCAAGTCATCTGGGCGGGCAAGCCCTACCCCAAAGATCAGGATGCGATAGATACCTTCAACAGACTTCATTTTTTCAGTAAATACCGAAGCAATGTAGCCGTATTGGTGGGGTATGAGTTAGAGCTCTCCAGGCTGCTGAAACTAGGCTCGGACATTTGGCTCAATAATCCAAGAGTGACCCGGGAGGCCTCTGGTACCAGCGGTATGACTGCTGCCATGAATGGGTCAGTGAATCTTTCTACGTATGATGGCTGGATTCCGGAGTTTGCCAAAGATGGTAAGAACAGTTTTGTGATACCACCGGCTGACCTGAAGCTGGATATGGAGGGTCAGGATCAGCAGGATCAGGAAAGCCTATACCATATTCTGGAAAGTAGGGTGATCCCTACTTATTATGGAAAACCTGATACATGGCACGACATAGTGGTGAATGGAATGAAGGATGTATTGCCAGAATTTGGGAGTAACAGAATGGCTGCTCAGTACTTCAAAGAGCTTTATTAA